A single window of Actinoallomurus bryophytorum DNA harbors:
- a CDS encoding DUF1272 domain-containing protein, translating to MGLEMRTTCERCDTPLFANGLAYICSYECTFCASCTRQLSHKCPNCDGELARRPTRV from the coding sequence ATGGGGCTGGAGATGCGTACCACCTGCGAGCGCTGCGACACGCCGCTGTTCGCCAATGGCCTGGCGTACATCTGCAGTTACGAATGCACGTTCTGCGCGTCGTGCACCCGGCAGCTGTCCCACAAGTGCCCCAACTGCGACGGCGAGCTGGCCCGCCGCCCGACACGCGTCTGA
- a CDS encoding phosphatase, with protein MTPVPTRTELRDQLVRTLIAGEVATPRQVNLLHFRRMAAGRPYYQFGLELEREWTFEDIFALMVKKCGIDPDTSHVYGDDTIDPDLTIDALDAMGERIGEAAAGRETVLLATGHPSGLLPVYLAVARELRERGCRVITPAAGWSYEVDTPQGSRTRQIRYIDDVAVLSGDGALHHTHDPHPMRAILEEVRVNSGVWPDLAIADHGWAGAAGQAGVATVGFADCNDPALFAGEAEGKVHVVVPLDDNVPPHYYTPLTVYLLARSGLID; from the coding sequence ATGACCCCGGTACCCACGCGAACGGAGCTGCGCGACCAGCTCGTACGCACGCTCATCGCCGGCGAGGTGGCGACGCCGCGGCAGGTCAACCTCCTGCACTTCCGGCGGATGGCGGCGGGCCGTCCGTACTACCAGTTCGGCCTGGAGCTGGAGCGTGAGTGGACCTTCGAGGACATCTTCGCGCTGATGGTCAAGAAGTGCGGGATCGACCCGGACACGTCCCACGTCTACGGCGACGACACGATCGACCCGGACCTGACGATCGACGCGCTGGACGCGATGGGCGAGCGGATCGGCGAGGCGGCGGCGGGCCGGGAGACCGTGCTGCTCGCGACCGGGCACCCCTCGGGCCTGCTGCCGGTCTACCTGGCGGTCGCCCGCGAACTGCGCGAACGCGGCTGCCGGGTGATCACACCGGCGGCAGGATGGTCGTACGAGGTCGACACGCCGCAGGGATCGCGGACCCGGCAGATTCGCTACATCGACGATGTGGCCGTGCTTTCTGGGGATGGAGCGCTGCACCATACACACGACCCACACCCGATGCGAGCGATACTGGAAGAAGTCAGAGTAAACTCAGGTGTATGGCCGGATCTGGCCATAGCGGACCATGGTTGGGCGGGCGCCGCCGGACAGGCGGGGGTCGCAACGGTCGGGTTCGCCGACTGCAATGATCCGGCGCTGTTCGCGGGGGAGGCAGAGGGCAAGGTCCATGTCGTCGTACCACTGGACGACAACGTGCCGCCGCACTACTACACGCCGCTTACTGTGTATCTTTTGGCACGTTCGGGCCTGATTGATTGA
- a CDS encoding acetoin utilization protein AcuC — translation MDERSEQIDPAGTTASLQVFWDERLTSYDFGLEHPMNPVRVDLTMALARDLGVFDTPGVSLEEFEPADDALLRLVHDPAYIDAVRAERADPARGIGLADNPVFPGMHDASALVAGATVAAARAVWSGTTAHAANIAGGLHHAMRDAASGFCVYNDPAIAIAWLLEQGARKVAYVDVDVHHGDGVQAAFYDDPRVLTISLHETPRTLFPGTGLPQETGAGSALGTSVNVALPPGTDDRHWLRAFDAVVPPLLRAFAPEVLVTQQGCDSHELDPLAHLRLSVDGQRAAYQALHRLAHETAGGRWVLVGGGGYELVQVVPRAWTHLLAEASERPIAPETLTPQTWRDYVRERTGARAPERMSDLSGDGASVEVWTWASGYDPANPVDRAVLATRKAVFPEHGLDPMQ, via the coding sequence ATGGACGAACGGAGCGAGCAGATCGATCCGGCCGGCACGACAGCCTCGCTCCAGGTCTTCTGGGACGAGCGCCTGACGTCGTACGACTTCGGCCTCGAGCACCCGATGAACCCCGTACGCGTCGACCTCACGATGGCGCTCGCCCGCGACCTCGGGGTCTTCGACACTCCCGGGGTGTCACTCGAGGAGTTCGAGCCGGCCGACGACGCCCTGCTGCGGCTCGTCCACGACCCCGCCTACATCGACGCCGTACGCGCCGAGCGGGCCGACCCGGCACGGGGCATCGGCCTGGCCGACAATCCGGTCTTCCCGGGCATGCACGACGCGTCGGCGCTGGTCGCGGGCGCGACGGTGGCCGCCGCGCGCGCGGTTTGGAGCGGTACAACGGCACACGCCGCCAACATCGCCGGCGGACTGCACCACGCCATGCGGGACGCCGCGTCGGGGTTCTGCGTCTACAACGACCCGGCCATCGCGATCGCCTGGCTGCTCGAACAGGGCGCGCGCAAGGTCGCGTACGTCGACGTGGACGTCCACCACGGCGACGGCGTCCAGGCGGCCTTCTACGACGACCCACGGGTGCTCACGATCAGCCTGCACGAGACGCCGCGGACGCTGTTTCCCGGCACCGGCCTGCCGCAGGAGACCGGAGCGGGTTCCGCTCTGGGTACGTCGGTCAACGTGGCGCTGCCGCCGGGTACCGACGACAGGCACTGGCTGCGTGCCTTCGACGCGGTCGTCCCGCCGCTGCTGCGGGCGTTCGCGCCGGAGGTGCTGGTGACGCAGCAGGGCTGTGACAGCCACGAGCTGGACCCCCTCGCCCACCTGAGGCTGAGCGTGGACGGGCAGCGCGCCGCGTACCAGGCGCTGCACCGGCTGGCCCACGAGACGGCCGGCGGCCGCTGGGTCCTCGTCGGCGGCGGTGGGTACGAGCTGGTCCAGGTGGTGCCACGAGCGTGGACCCATCTGCTGGCCGAGGCGTCGGAGCGGCCGATCGCACCGGAGACGCTCACTCCACAGACCTGGCGTGACTACGTGCGCGAACGTACCGGAGCGCGGGCGCCGGAGCGCATGAGCGACCTTTCGGGTGACGGAGCGAGCGTGGAGGTATGGACGTGGGCGAGCGGGTACGACCCGGCGAATCCGGTGGATCGGGCGGTTCTGGCGACGCGCAAGGCGGTGTTCCCGGAGCACGGCCTGGACCCGATGCAATGA